One window of the Candidatus Thorarchaeota archaeon genome contains the following:
- a CDS encoding DUF4332 domain-containing protein, with protein sequence MTRNLTIAVFLAATSAVASYLPSMSISDLPLLIATALMLGVICESGKKGAGEVVSSKKTDTSLEMQVPEAQIPEAELVELPIETIEGVGVTYGKKLKDAGIVTVQDLLASSPEDVAKVAGVPEEVASRWIATGRFAWLKSVSEEDAEAIVYGGGMMDLEELAQADAESLLKQIQDCVSLGHVKMPQGYNITLDRVKKWIAEAKDLLS encoded by the coding sequence ATGACGAGAAATCTGACCATTGCGGTGTTTCTGGCTGCCACGAGTGCGGTAGCTTCATACCTGCCTTCTATGTCAATCTCTGACCTTCCACTCCTGATCGCCACTGCATTGATGCTCGGAGTCATCTGTGAGTCTGGCAAGAAGGGCGCGGGAGAGGTCGTGTCCTCGAAGAAGACTGACACGTCGCTCGAGATGCAAGTGCCGGAAGCCCAAATTCCCGAGGCTGAGCTCGTAGAGCTTCCTATCGAGACCATCGAAGGAGTGGGTGTGACCTACGGGAAGAAGCTGAAGGATGCCGGAATAGTGACTGTGCAAGACCTTCTCGCTTCCAGTCCGGAGGATGTAGCAAAGGTCGCGGGTGTACCTGAAGAGGTGGCGAGTCGCTGGATTGCCACAGGGCGTTTTGCTTGGCTCAAGTCAGTGTCTGAAGAAGACGCCGAGGCCATAGTCTACGGTGGCGGAATGATGGACTTGGAAGAGCTGGCTCAAGCTGACGCGGAGTCGCTTCTCAAGCAGATTCAGGACTGCGTGTCTCTTGGACATGTGAAGATGCCCCAAGGCTACAATATCACGCTCGACAGGGTGAAGAAGTGGATAGCTGAGGCAAAGGACCTACTGTCCTGA
- a CDS encoding GTP-binding protein — MIHNVLLIDKVDGSVITRVRFWKIDFTEQHIAEFLAGYRDLMSTQGLASDTPIFVGKHKVFHGPVDDEMLLLFVTDGRDEDRVIRHKVREGASRISVALRGNTISYIRDNLDELLGELIFTRFKVSFVGSGGVGKSTLLRLLFGREPAPGGYVPTINVAVDSSETIQFGTFMVTMWDFAGQAVFQDLWAFYFQGTDVIFLITDSSFRNVMATKTLLRNIRKEAPAVPLFIIANKQDLPESMKADKIQRLLGAPTFPMVATDKARREEFIRLMLEVAAKTVGVQLPDMPLSEMITVHRKTDARDMPDAIDTSGPRPKSAQTGLEHVPYEAPTEDLPPESHAVGPPTETTGSAPTVAEAESGPSDEAKKVSDTRGPSKLLQLTLMVRREEAFETVLELPYAEELSSGSPIAGLVSALDSFGGIDAESETADKTDALETIEHEGNLVMVEKSKHFVMALTVTNDTDEDARRRTMASALLDIERAYADSWDSWDGSTDAFEGAVFAIVERFPLRAISDDYTVRAREVGQPLPFNSREVGRALVTVLKAIEQNTTVGTLVSKLDLPRSTVIGSLQILARFGWVDFKVELNPKSIPKKVGEVDDDLRKTYGDVIVKFVDLCDGRTTLEDVVKKVSLSLPAMRFVATKLVLQGVLEIVA, encoded by the coding sequence ATGATACACAACGTCCTTCTCATTGACAAGGTGGATGGAAGCGTCATCACTCGGGTCCGATTCTGGAAGATTGACTTCACAGAACAGCACATAGCCGAGTTCCTAGCAGGCTATCGTGACCTGATGAGCACACAAGGACTGGCAAGCGACACTCCCATCTTCGTCGGCAAGCACAAGGTCTTCCATGGACCAGTCGACGATGAGATGCTTCTTCTCTTTGTCACGGACGGCAGAGACGAGGACAGAGTAATCAGGCACAAGGTCAGAGAGGGCGCATCAAGAATCTCCGTTGCACTCCGAGGCAACACCATAAGCTACATCCGCGACAACCTGGACGAGCTCCTCGGAGAACTCATCTTCACAAGGTTCAAAGTGAGCTTTGTGGGAAGTGGTGGTGTCGGAAAGAGCACACTCTTGAGGCTTCTGTTCGGTCGAGAGCCCGCGCCTGGTGGCTATGTCCCCACCATAAACGTTGCAGTCGACTCCTCCGAGACAATCCAGTTTGGCACATTCATGGTGACAATGTGGGACTTCGCGGGACAGGCGGTCTTCCAGGACCTCTGGGCGTTCTATTTCCAGGGCACTGACGTCATATTCCTGATCACTGACTCGAGCTTTAGGAATGTCATGGCGACAAAGACACTCCTCCGCAACATACGGAAGGAGGCGCCTGCGGTACCCCTGTTCATAATTGCAAATAAGCAGGACCTGCCCGAGTCAATGAAGGCTGACAAGATACAGCGCCTGTTGGGGGCCCCAACCTTTCCAATGGTCGCGACAGACAAGGCACGACGCGAGGAGTTCATACGGCTCATGCTTGAGGTTGCTGCAAAGACAGTCGGAGTACAGCTGCCAGATATGCCATTGAGCGAGATGATCACGGTCCACAGGAAGACTGATGCTCGCGACATGCCGGACGCTATCGACACAAGCGGACCAAGGCCCAAGTCCGCCCAGACTGGACTTGAGCATGTGCCATATGAAGCCCCCACCGAAGACCTCCCACCGGAATCGCACGCTGTTGGGCCGCCAACAGAGACAACCGGGTCGGCGCCCACGGTTGCAGAGGCAGAGTCTGGTCCGAGTGATGAAGCCAAGAAGGTGTCGGACACACGCGGTCCGTCGAAGCTGTTACAGCTGACCCTGATGGTGAGAAGAGAGGAGGCATTCGAAACCGTGCTTGAGCTTCCGTACGCCGAGGAGTTGTCCAGCGGCAGTCCAATCGCCGGACTGGTGTCTGCACTCGACTCATTCGGTGGTATAGATGCGGAATCAGAAACAGCAGACAAGACAGACGCTCTTGAGACCATCGAACACGAGGGCAACCTTGTGATGGTGGAGAAGTCGAAGCACTTCGTCATGGCACTGACAGTCACCAATGACACTGACGAGGACGCACGTAGGCGGACCATGGCCTCAGCACTGCTTGACATAGAACGCGCCTATGCCGACTCATGGGACTCTTGGGATGGCAGCACTGACGCATTTGAGGGCGCAGTGTTCGCAATTGTCGAACGATTTCCACTCCGAGCCATCAGTGACGACTACACGGTTCGTGCTCGCGAGGTGGGACAGCCTCTGCCCTTCAACAGCAGAGAGGTGGGACGAGCGTTGGTCACTGTCTTGAAGGCCATCGAACAGAACACCACGGTCGGAACGCTTGTCAGCAAGCTAGACCTACCCCGGTCGACCGTGATTGGCAGCCTCCAGATACTTGCCCGGTTCGGATGGGTTGACTTCAAGGTCGAACTGAATCCGAAGAGTATCCCCAAGAAGGTTGGAGAGGTGGATGACGATCTAAGAAAGACCTACGGCGATGTGATTGTCAAGTTTGTCGACCTCTGTGACGGCAGGACCACGCTTGAGGATGTGGTGAAGAAAGTCAGTCTCAGTCTGCCAGCGATGCGCTTCGTGGCCACGAAGCTTGTGTTGCAGGGAGTCCTTGAGATTGTCGCCTAG
- a CDS encoding aminotransferase class I/II-fold pyridoxal phosphate-dependent enzyme, whose product MMRDPISWMRTEYETLVAQKLDWKIRELQGPSVPRSKVDGVEVLMLCSNNYLNLSTHPKLKAAAMKAIETHGVGSGSVRAIAGTMDLHLELERRLAKFKGAEASITYSAGFTANEGLIPQLVDQGDAIVSDELNHGSIIDGVRLTKATRYVYKHCDTADLERVLNEVEKEKPRRILIITDGVFSMDGDIAPLDKIVKAGKEHGAMIYVDDAHGEAVLGKGGRGIVSHFNLTHKDVHFEMGTFSKAFGVMGGHVSGSRDMVNYALNKSRSWLLSASHPPATAAACIAAIDVLETEEQHVKTLWANREYFVKGLTQMGYDIGRSQTPIVPAIVGDSAKAVALSDGLYKEGILALPIVFPMVARDKARIRNIMNSGLTTNDLDMALHAYETVGKRLHII is encoded by the coding sequence ATGATGAGAGATCCGATTTCTTGGATGCGTACGGAGTACGAAACCCTGGTAGCACAGAAACTTGACTGGAAGATTCGGGAGCTGCAGGGACCCAGCGTTCCAAGGTCCAAGGTCGATGGGGTCGAAGTCCTCATGCTTTGCAGCAACAACTACCTCAATCTCAGTACCCACCCGAAGCTGAAGGCAGCTGCCATGAAGGCGATTGAGACTCATGGAGTGGGCTCCGGTTCGGTGCGGGCAATTGCAGGGACCATGGACCTGCACCTTGAGCTGGAACGGAGACTTGCCAAGTTCAAGGGTGCCGAGGCATCCATCACATATTCTGCCGGGTTCACAGCCAATGAGGGACTCATCCCGCAGCTGGTTGACCAAGGCGATGCTATTGTGTCTGATGAGCTGAACCATGGCAGCATAATTGACGGAGTCAGGCTCACCAAGGCCACAAGGTACGTCTACAAGCACTGCGATACAGCAGACTTGGAACGAGTATTGAATGAGGTCGAAAAAGAAAAGCCGCGACGCATACTGATCATAACCGATGGTGTCTTCTCAATGGATGGGGATATCGCGCCTTTGGACAAGATAGTGAAAGCCGGTAAGGAGCACGGCGCGATGATCTATGTGGATGACGCTCATGGTGAAGCGGTGTTGGGGAAGGGTGGTCGCGGGATTGTATCCCACTTCAACCTGACCCATAAGGACGTTCACTTTGAGATGGGCACATTCAGCAAGGCCTTCGGGGTCATGGGTGGTCATGTGTCGGGCTCACGAGACATGGTCAACTACGCGCTCAACAAGAGTCGTTCATGGCTGCTAAGCGCATCCCATCCTCCTGCCACAGCAGCGGCATGCATTGCAGCCATCGATGTACTCGAGACCGAGGAGCAGCATGTGAAGACGCTATGGGCCAACAGAGAGTACTTTGTGAAGGGACTGACTCAGATGGGGTATGATATCGGGAGGAGTCAGACTCCCATTGTGCCGGCAATAGTTGGTGACAGTGCGAAGGCTGTGGCACTCAGCGACGGGCTCTACAAGGAAGGAATACTTGCACTTCCCATAGTGTTTCCCATGGTCGCCCGTGACAAGGCTAGAATCAGGAACATAATGAACAGCGGCCTCACAACCAACGACCTTGACATGGCACTCCACGCGTACGAAACCGTCGGTAAGCGTTTGCACATCATCTAG
- a CDS encoding NAD(+)/NADH kinase, which produces MRVGIASGQASAMVEDATQVAQLLTDAGVEVELEEGLAAAVGSTGTPLRKMSVDVLAVVGSDHTLLNTLLRLGKRSSPVLPVASRGQPGFLFDVSAASFEEAVEDLVARRWSIERRARLHITMDGAESPLILNEIAIFPRTSAILIGYSLHLEGEPFWKDMSDGLIISTPTGSTAYAMSVGGPVVVSPAPVMTVIAVNSANPARRPLIVPDSMTLEVKDISSRVTVDVIFDGQVRRPLRGKSIQVTRSTNDALFVKFPEERVAALHGKLLKKIEVFESVAQDLPPSAKLVLKVLEYGEQLSQREIIEETKLPARTVRHALSILISEGLVMKKLSLRDSRQGLFRLTNPRKKDEPAPDTRK; this is translated from the coding sequence TTGAGAGTTGGCATTGCTTCAGGTCAGGCCTCGGCCATGGTTGAGGACGCAACTCAAGTGGCACAGCTGTTGACCGACGCGGGTGTGGAAGTAGAGCTTGAGGAAGGACTTGCTGCTGCAGTAGGCAGTACTGGCACACCTCTCAGAAAGATGTCCGTTGACGTCCTGGCAGTTGTCGGTTCAGACCACACGCTGCTGAACACGCTTCTTCGGCTCGGCAAGAGAAGCTCTCCAGTTCTACCTGTCGCATCTCGGGGCCAACCCGGTTTTCTCTTTGATGTCAGTGCTGCAAGCTTCGAGGAAGCAGTAGAGGACCTTGTAGCAAGGAGATGGAGTATCGAGAGACGAGCAAGGCTCCACATCACCATGGACGGTGCAGAGTCCCCACTCATACTCAACGAGATTGCTATCTTTCCCCGTACTAGTGCAATTCTCATCGGGTATTCTTTGCATCTGGAAGGTGAGCCGTTCTGGAAAGACATGAGCGATGGGCTGATCATCTCCACCCCCACCGGCAGCACAGCCTATGCAATGAGCGTGGGCGGACCTGTTGTCGTATCCCCGGCTCCTGTAATGACAGTGATTGCTGTGAACAGTGCTAATCCAGCAAGAAGGCCTCTCATCGTGCCCGACTCGATGACGCTGGAGGTGAAGGACATCTCCAGCAGGGTGACAGTGGATGTCATCTTCGATGGACAAGTCCGGCGGCCTCTGCGGGGCAAGTCGATTCAGGTGACTCGCTCCACCAACGATGCACTGTTCGTCAAGTTCCCGGAGGAGAGGGTTGCAGCTCTCCACGGAAAGCTGCTCAAGAAGATCGAGGTCTTCGAGAGTGTGGCACAGGATCTGCCACCAAGCGCCAAGCTAGTTCTGAAGGTCCTCGAGTATGGTGAACAGCTCAGTCAGAGGGAGATAATCGAAGAGACCAAGCTGCCAGCCAGAACAGTACGCCACGCTCTCTCGATTCTCATCAGTGAAGGGCTCGTGATGAAGAAGCTGTCACTCAGAGACAGTCGACAGGGCCTGTTCAGACTCACGAACCCACGCAAGAAGGACGAACCGGCACCAGACACAAGGAAGTGA
- a CDS encoding MBL fold metallo-hydrolase yields the protein MTPRYPVTGIKTMDGFFESIEADTEKLRQGKRIASHSGLFGESHEIALFELARTRTTSSLPLPIAAKVSATLDSYMLDSADTFDEGLYKDALAMCLYGHLLGNYTDEDFRYLYRYSLWKSQVSESTDDWMRKALVILSAVCGPSPREIMSEVRRWIDYLGTPLWQPARFVDVCAALGIDIGPLLVEEDYRLTDTLQRRSAYLYEAAQGKKYYDVRSATREWLPEVLSSRLFSEFQRAVYAQAQQLVSDADDVRAAFRKVSDYFAECDFRTHPDDILPVRLQQLARPPSPDIVDHVVFEMVPQKMRVQLMPSIVYSTRTKKVEIILLGGQEIGRSAVLVKTSSGGILMDFGLSVANQSTPLWEPEVNLIDTVLVTHSHLDHVGGLPVLYEEFTGKWCSVAPTGAVAMTLLEDALNVGTPLPPRKNDPTDMVSRFTKENIQRVAKNHVNLEVGKSSEVAAGVVVTPIQASHIPGSVAYLVDIEGLKILYTGDFNLDDSLLFPGAQMPTESDVTIFDGTYWGREDFDRQRAAALFDDVTRNNGPVIIPSFAVGRTQEVLTMLEKTGITSRRNVMVAGMAETITKMTGYQGSWSGMKKNKTWLDRDDVLVTGGGMMAGGLARQFFNEHRDNKEAAVVLCGYLAPRTPGWNLLHGYEKHQCRVEYARLSAHSSSTRLQEWVRSCTGIKVMVHTPERTPPDGVTVPSQGQRITLSV from the coding sequence TTGACACCGCGGTATCCAGTGACTGGCATCAAGACGATGGACGGCTTCTTCGAGTCCATAGAGGCTGACACTGAGAAGCTCAGACAAGGAAAGAGAATCGCCTCTCACTCGGGTCTGTTCGGCGAGTCGCATGAGATAGCGCTCTTCGAGTTGGCCCGGACGAGGACGACAAGCTCACTCCCGTTGCCCATCGCAGCAAAGGTGTCCGCTACGCTTGACTCTTACATGCTCGACTCAGCCGACACATTTGACGAAGGCCTCTACAAAGATGCGCTTGCAATGTGTCTCTATGGACACCTGCTGGGCAACTACACGGATGAGGATTTTAGGTATCTCTACCGGTATTCACTGTGGAAGTCGCAGGTCAGTGAGTCGACAGATGATTGGATGCGAAAAGCGCTCGTGATTCTCTCAGCCGTATGCGGTCCGTCACCCCGAGAGATAATGTCGGAGGTGAGAAGGTGGATTGACTATCTCGGGACCCCACTGTGGCAGCCGGCTCGCTTCGTTGACGTCTGTGCCGCTCTTGGCATCGACATAGGTCCACTGCTTGTAGAAGAAGACTACAGGCTGACTGACACCCTACAGAGGCGGTCAGCCTACCTGTACGAGGCTGCACAGGGCAAGAAGTACTATGATGTGCGATCTGCGACTCGCGAGTGGCTCCCTGAGGTGCTGTCGTCTAGGCTGTTCTCAGAATTCCAAAGGGCTGTGTATGCACAGGCACAGCAACTGGTCTCCGACGCAGATGATGTGAGAGCCGCCTTCCGCAAAGTGAGTGACTACTTCGCTGAATGCGACTTCAGGACGCATCCGGATGACATTCTTCCCGTCAGACTACAGCAGCTGGCGAGGCCTCCTTCTCCGGACATCGTGGACCATGTGGTCTTCGAGATGGTGCCGCAGAAGATGCGGGTGCAGCTGATGCCGTCAATTGTCTATTCCACGCGGACCAAGAAAGTCGAGATCATCCTGCTTGGAGGACAGGAGATAGGGCGCAGTGCAGTCCTGGTGAAGACCAGCTCGGGAGGGATTCTGATGGACTTCGGACTGTCTGTCGCAAATCAGTCGACACCGTTGTGGGAACCAGAAGTGAATCTCATCGACACTGTTCTCGTGACTCATTCACACCTTGACCATGTTGGTGGACTTCCGGTACTCTATGAGGAGTTCACGGGCAAGTGGTGCTCGGTCGCACCCACAGGCGCCGTGGCGATGACGCTTCTTGAGGACGCCCTGAACGTTGGAACACCGCTTCCTCCTCGAAAGAATGACCCGACTGATATGGTGTCGCGCTTCACAAAGGAGAACATTCAGAGAGTTGCGAAGAACCATGTCAACTTGGAAGTGGGAAAGAGCAGCGAAGTCGCCGCAGGCGTTGTGGTCACCCCTATCCAGGCAAGTCACATACCAGGCAGTGTAGCCTATCTGGTGGACATTGAGGGCCTGAAGATTCTCTACACTGGGGACTTCAATCTTGATGACTCTCTCCTATTCCCAGGAGCACAGATGCCAACGGAGAGCGATGTGACAATCTTTGATGGCACTTATTGGGGTCGAGAGGACTTTGACCGGCAGAGGGCCGCAGCACTGTTCGATGATGTGACCCGCAATAATGGCCCTGTCATCATCCCTAGTTTTGCAGTTGGTAGGACCCAGGAGGTGCTGACCATGCTCGAGAAGACCGGCATCACGTCCAGGCGCAACGTCATGGTAGCAGGTATGGCGGAGACGATAACTAAGATGACTGGGTACCAGGGGAGTTGGTCCGGAATGAAGAAGAACAAGACGTGGCTAGACAGGGACGACGTATTGGTCACTGGAGGTGGAATGATGGCGGGAGGGCTTGCAAGACAGTTCTTCAACGAACACAGGGACAACAAGGAGGCTGCAGTTGTCCTGTGCGGGTATCTTGCTCCTCGGACACCCGGCTGGAACCTACTTCATGGCTATGAAAAGCACCAGTGTCGTGTCGAGTATGCCCGGTTGTCAGCTCACTCCTCTTCCACCAGACTGCAAGAGTGGGTCCGTTCATGCACAGGGATCAAGGTCATGGTACACACGCCCGAAAGAACCCCTCCTGATGGTGTGACTGTGCCATCCCAGGGACAGAGAATCACGCTCTCGGTCTGA
- a CDS encoding signal peptidase I: MERVRRFLRWDQRSELVKTLIMMVIIIGGVFGGYGIFMLAMGTTSPLVVVTSESMVPTLNRGDMLVLQRQSPEEIELGEIIVYTASWYTEAPIVHRVVRIETVNGEYRYYTKGDANAHEDIGYRVYADVVGVVVLQIPAIGHVSLFLQQPEGRVLIVVVFIVILVVPEVACKDEKKDEPGDGSAPSQTDTAPVS, translated from the coding sequence TTGGAACGTGTTCGCCGGTTCCTTCGGTGGGACCAGAGGTCTGAACTGGTGAAGACTCTCATCATGATGGTGATAATCATCGGTGGGGTTTTCGGTGGGTATGGCATCTTCATGCTCGCCATGGGAACCACCTCTCCTCTTGTCGTCGTCACTAGCGAGTCGATGGTGCCCACTCTGAATAGAGGTGACATGCTGGTTCTTCAACGGCAGTCCCCCGAGGAGATAGAATTGGGAGAGATTATCGTCTACACTGCAAGCTGGTACACCGAGGCCCCCATCGTCCACCGCGTTGTCAGGATCGAGACTGTAAACGGGGAGTACAGGTACTATACCAAGGGTGACGCGAATGCACATGAAGACATTGGATACCGCGTATATGCCGATGTTGTAGGAGTGGTCGTACTCCAGATACCCGCAATTGGACACGTCTCTCTCTTCCTGCAGCAGCCCGAGGGACGAGTCCTCATAGTCGTAGTATTCATCGTGATTCTTGTGGTACCCGAGGTGGCATGCAAGGACGAGAAGAAGGATGAGCCTGGGGACGGGAGCGCCCCGTCGCAGACGGACACTGCTCCGGTCAGCTGA
- a CDS encoding MFS transporter translates to MTMRLLVMPLFVLAINSDEAFYGLLMATAGYVQALFLLPGGTLSDKKGRGPAMAIGGAISGAAFFMLPHVETPITVLTVFALTGVGDGLMMNAVDALIADHTQKGAERTKSYGVAIGVATFAATIGPFVGGAILDENTLPFLGSPLARFALLFYIMGTFRLLSGIGGLYTERWLRAKSFGRHGLANRPDSPHDDSPNTTRSDDARTAFLFGVGQLLMGISSGMVIPYLIPWIYAAFRPEELVLGGLSSAANITLASGTLIVGMVSERAGKLKTVFILYLLVPLLTVGIVTSEVFLVMAVFYVVREALANMTRPATNSLFMEQVNVARRGTSWAVTRIMWHFPRQTGTLITSVLLGTGVFGGIVDFGTIVFPIAMVLYPLSVIPMYVAVRLNSRTLQTAAACVGPQQEQGSLL, encoded by the coding sequence ATGACGATGAGACTGCTTGTGATGCCGCTGTTTGTCCTAGCGATCAACAGTGACGAGGCATTCTATGGCCTTCTCATGGCAACGGCTGGCTACGTCCAGGCACTCTTTCTCCTTCCTGGTGGCACTCTGAGCGACAAGAAAGGAAGAGGACCTGCAATGGCAATCGGAGGTGCCATCAGTGGCGCGGCGTTCTTCATGCTGCCGCATGTTGAGACACCTATCACTGTCTTGACAGTGTTTGCACTCACGGGTGTCGGTGATGGACTTATGATGAATGCTGTTGACGCACTGATTGCAGACCACACGCAGAAGGGGGCGGAGAGAACCAAGTCATATGGTGTTGCAATCGGAGTGGCAACATTTGCTGCAACCATTGGGCCCTTTGTCGGTGGAGCGATACTCGACGAGAACACCCTGCCCTTCCTCGGCAGCCCTCTTGCACGCTTCGCCTTGCTCTTCTATATCATGGGGACATTCAGGCTGCTGAGCGGCATTGGTGGACTGTACACAGAGAGGTGGCTTCGTGCGAAATCCTTTGGTCGCCATGGACTGGCCAACCGTCCCGATTCGCCACACGATGACTCACCCAACACAACTCGGAGTGATGATGCAAGGACTGCATTCCTGTTTGGAGTCGGTCAGCTGCTAATGGGGATAAGCTCAGGTATGGTGATCCCCTATCTGATTCCGTGGATATACGCCGCGTTCCGTCCAGAAGAGTTGGTTCTTGGAGGTCTCTCGTCAGCTGCGAACATCACGCTAGCATCCGGTACGTTGATTGTTGGAATGGTGAGTGAGAGGGCAGGGAAGCTCAAGACCGTGTTCATACTCTATCTGCTGGTGCCCCTCCTTACCGTCGGGATTGTTACTTCTGAAGTGTTTCTTGTGATGGCCGTGTTCTATGTGGTCCGTGAGGCTCTGGCGAACATGACGCGTCCAGCGACAAACTCCCTCTTCATGGAACAGGTCAATGTTGCACGCAGGGGCACGTCATGGGCAGTCACACGCATTATGTGGCACTTTCCCCGTCAGACTGGCACTCTCATCACATCAGTCCTGCTTGGAACTGGCGTGTTCGGTGGCATCGTGGACTTCGGGACCATCGTCTTTCCAATCGCCATGGTGCTGTATCCCTTGTCAGTGATCCCAATGTATGTGGCCGTTAGACTCAACAGCAGAACATTGCAGACCGCGGCAGCCTGTGTTGGTCCGCAACAGGAGCAAGGTTCATTATTGTAG
- a CDS encoding HAD family hydrolase: MPDRISCKAIIFDFDGTLADSMPFLERIGVAVMMKYHGVTHEEATWRYRTTTGLPYEQQVKINFPGHEKNDMAIKEFEALKIQRIYEQSLFPDTVSALMELKGMGLDLFVSSSTFQSTITEYFKRRSLGFLFRDIMGYRPGFEKGAHHFNYVKNTYGLQLDHVVFVGDSIKDYERSRGFCPFVGMVGMVREDDFRAAGHTGPVVRQLSDVPGLVTVRV, from the coding sequence ATGCCTGATAGGATCAGTTGCAAGGCGATAATCTTTGACTTCGACGGCACTCTAGCGGACAGTATGCCCTTCCTGGAGCGAATCGGAGTGGCGGTCATGATGAAGTACCACGGGGTCACGCATGAGGAGGCCACATGGCGATACAGGACGACTACGGGTCTGCCCTATGAGCAGCAGGTGAAGATCAACTTCCCGGGGCACGAGAAGAATGACATGGCAATCAAGGAGTTCGAGGCACTCAAGATTCAGCGAATCTACGAGCAGTCACTCTTTCCCGACACAGTGAGTGCGCTGATGGAACTCAAAGGTATGGGACTGGACCTCTTCGTGTCGTCGTCCACATTCCAAAGCACTATTACAGAGTACTTCAAGAGACGGTCACTGGGATTCCTCTTTCGAGACATAATGGGCTACAGGCCCGGCTTTGAGAAAGGAGCTCATCACTTCAACTATGTCAAGAACACGTACGGCCTGCAACTGGACCATGTCGTCTTTGTGGGTGACTCGATAAAGGACTATGAGCGCTCACGAGGTTTCTGTCCCTTTGTTGGCATGGTCGGAATGGTCCGAGAAGATGACTTCCGGGCGGCCGGTCATACAGGGCCAGTTGTGCGTCAGCTCTCGGATGTGCCCGGACTTGTGACTGTCCGGGTCTAG
- the nadA gene encoding quinolinate synthase NadA: MLDSELSSLQKRILRLKEQRKALILAHNYQPLEIQRIADFVGDSLQLARKCKDVQGYEMIVFSAVRFMAEMAAVLSPDIPVYLPSVDTLCPMAAWLTPEKIREKRKEYPGVPVVVYVNTTADVKAEADVIVTSGSAVEAVRNLGVDTILFGPDKNLAEYIRQHTDVKVIDIEPRGHCYVHQQFDLAHILLAREQYPDAVVIAHPECPPEVQLEADLIGSTGMMVKTVAESTAKTFVLATEIGLIEQLQAMHPDKTILPAYSGALCRQMKKNSLERILRVLEELPPENIVRVSESIAPKVRAMLEQMGQTPAMRQARRTVKT; this comes from the coding sequence ATGTTGGACAGCGAGCTCAGTTCCCTGCAGAAGCGAATCCTGAGGCTGAAGGAGCAGCGGAAGGCGCTCATCCTGGCGCACAACTATCAGCCTCTAGAGATTCAGAGGATTGCCGACTTTGTTGGGGACTCCTTGCAGCTCGCACGAAAGTGCAAGGATGTTCAGGGCTATGAGATGATTGTGTTCTCGGCAGTTCGGTTCATGGCAGAGATGGCCGCCGTGTTGTCCCCTGACATCCCTGTGTACTTGCCTTCAGTCGACACGCTATGTCCGATGGCAGCATGGTTGACTCCCGAGAAGATTCGGGAGAAGCGAAAGGAGTACCCAGGTGTCCCCGTTGTTGTGTATGTGAACACAACGGCTGATGTGAAGGCCGAGGCCGATGTCATAGTGACATCTGGCAGTGCAGTCGAAGCAGTTCGGAACCTTGGAGTCGACACGATTCTCTTCGGTCCAGACAAGAATCTTGCAGAGTACATACGGCAGCACACAGATGTGAAGGTGATAGACATTGAGCCAAGGGGTCACTGCTACGTTCATCAGCAGTTCGATCTTGCGCACATACTTCTGGCTAGAGAGCAGTATCCTGATGCAGTGGTAATCGCACATCCCGAGTGTCCCCCGGAGGTGCAACTGGAGGCGGACTTGATCGGGTCCACGGGCATGATGGTGAAGACCGTGGCTGAGAGCACTGCAAAGACCTTTGTGCTCGCTACAGAGATAGGACTCATCGAACAGCTGCAAGCCATGCACCCGGACAAGACTATCCTGCCTGCATACAGTGGAGCTCTCTGCCGTCAGATGAAGAAGAACTCTCTTGAACGGATACTCAGAGTGCTTGAGGAGCTTCCGCCAGAGAACATTGTGAGAGTGTCCGAAAGCATCGCCCCCAAAGTGAGAGCAATGCTTGAACAAATGGGCCAGACTCCGGCAATGAGACAGGCACGAAGAACAGTCAAGACCTAG